In Gadus macrocephalus chromosome 11, ASM3116895v1, a single genomic region encodes these proteins:
- the LOC132467917 gene encoding E3 SUMO-protein ligase ZBED1-like, whose amino-acid sequence MEGVKEVSGDNDEKIFNAPGKHKSKVWTVFGFYKKEGKLDRSRAVCKLCRASLTYTGSTTNLDQHARRRHGQEYIGETRTNEQERTASSSTQPVISNMFAQLGQNSARAKEITASITRFIAKGLCPYNIVEWEGFQDLIHTLEPRYKIPSRNHITNTCMPALYTQVKSQVEKELANAERVAITSDAWTSCATESYVTITAHHITPDWTLNVHVLQTRAFKGSHTGKNIGALLKQACIDWKLFDKEPALVTDNASNMVLAGVEAEMSPHLMCFAHTINLATQKAFKVDTVERLLGRVRRVVGFFHRSVRAAEILQDKQKQLALPIHKLIQDVSTRWNSSHDMLERLLEQQPAISAALMSRDLRRGEEVNTLKDKDFCDVVDIVKLMAPVKLVTTSMCEDKRPTLSMICPVRAKLKKNFEASDEDSAVIREMKQAFRNDLEKRYTGLDDLFYTAAALDPRFKSLPFLTDHDAERTFTSITAEATSLHNKATGDPIQRGPLQTNPCQTEPALGDLDISIDAPQTQDEPKDDDPPLKKKKMSALDQLLGKDFEVRMGARSVRDKANEEVKRYRERDLLSLQKNPLQWWKEQQDLPLLSSLAKKYLCIPATSVASERVFSTAGDIVSSKRSLLKPEHVDQLIFLKKNLSPKNNKDSET is encoded by the exons ATGGAGGGGGTTAAGGAGGTCAGCGGTGATAATGATGAAAAGATTTTCAATGCACCGGGGAAACATAAATCCAAAGTGTGGACTGTTTTTGGGTTTTACAAGAAGGAAGGGAAGCTCGACAGAAGCCGTGCTGTTTGTAAGCTGTGTAGAGCATCCTTAACGTACACCGGCAGCACTACAAATCTCGACCAGCATGCTAGGAGGAGACACGGTCAGGAATACATCGGTGAGACCCGCACCAACGAGCAGGAGCGCACTGCAAGCAGTAGCACACAGCCGGTTATTTCTAACATGTTTGCGCAACTTGGTCAAAACTCAGCACGTGCCAAGGAAATCACAGCATCAATAACGCGTTTTATCGCTAAAGGATTATGTCCGTATAATATAGTTGAGTGGGAAGGATTTCAGGATTTGATCCATACATTAGAGCCCAGGTATAAGATACCCTCCCGAAATCATATCACCAACACGTGCATGCCAGCGTTGTATACACAAGTTAAGAGCCAAGTTGAAAAAGAACTGGCAAATGCAGAGCGAGTGGCAATAACAAGTGACGCTTGGACGTCATGTGCAACGGAGTCTTATGTGACGATCACAGCCCACCACATCACTCCGGATTGGACGTTAAATGTTCAtgtgttgcagaccagggcatTCAAAGGATCTCACACTGGAAAGAATATTGGTGCTCTACTGAAACAGGCATGTATTGACTGGAAACTTTTTGATAAAGAGCCAGCCCTGGTAACGGACAATGCTTCAAACATGGTTTTAGCTGGCGTGGAAGCAGAGATGAGCCCTCACCTCATGTGCTTCGCACACACTATAAATCTGGCCACACAGAAAGCCTTCAAAGTGGACACAGTAGAAAGGTTGCTGGGAAGGGTGAGGAGAGTGGTTGGCTTTTTTCACCGCAGTGTCAGAGCAGCAGAAATTttacaagacaaacagaaacaactgGCCTTGCCTATCCACAAACTCATCCAAGATGTGTCCACCCGTTGGAACAGTTCCCATGACATGCTTGAACGCTTACTGGAACAACAGCCTGCCATTTCTGCTGCACTCATGTCCAGGGATctcagaagaggagaagaggttaACACTCTTAAGGACAAAGACTTCTGCGATGTTGTAGATATTGTGAAGCTGATGGCGCCGGTCAAACTTGTGACCACCAGCATGTGTGAAGACAAGCGGCCCACACTCTCAATGATTTGTCCTGTCAGAGCAAAGCTTAAAAAGAACTTTGAAGCATCAGATGAAGACTCAGCGGTAATCAGAGAGATGAAACAAGCATTCAGAAATGACTTGGAGAAGCGCTACACTGGCCTGGATGATCTGTTCTACACTGCAGCAGCTCTGGACCCCCGCTTCAAGTCTCTGCCCTTCCTGACTGACCATGATGCTGAGCGGACGTTCACAAGCATAACAGCAGAAGCTACATCCCTGCATAACAAG gCAACAGGGGATCCAATTCAGAGAGGCCCACTGCAGACAAATCCATGTCAGACTGAACCTGCCCTTGGAGATCTGGACATTAGCATTGATGCACCCCAGACCCAAGATGAGCCTAAAG ATGATGACCCTCCTctcaaaaagaagaaaatgtcAGCGTTGGACCAGCTGTTGGGAAAAGACTTTGAAGTGAGGATGGGAGCTAGATCTGTAAGAGACAAGGCCAACGAAGAAGTCAAGAGGTACAGAGAGCGTGATCTGTTGtccctgcaaaaaaacccactgCAGTGGTGGAAAGAGCAGCAGGACTTGCCACTGCTGTCGTCTCTGGCTAAAAAATACCTCTGTATCCCGGCCACCAGTGTGGCATCTGAGCGGGTGTTTAGTACTGCGGGAGATATTGTTTCCTCTAAACGCAGTCTACTCAAACCTGAGCACGTGGATCAATTGATATTCCTGAAGAAAAACCTGTCCCCCAAAAACAACAAGGATAGTGAGACTTGA